In Falco cherrug isolate bFalChe1 chromosome 19, bFalChe1.pri, whole genome shotgun sequence, the genomic stretch GCCACCGCATGACGTACGCCGCGTGGCTATTATCTACAGAGGCACGAGGTTACGAAACGAAAAATCAAAGGCACTCCTCTCGGGCACTGCCTGCTCAGCACGATGCATCACTCGCCAGCCCAAGGGAACTGGGTGCCATTCCCCTCCAGGCACTGGCCATCGACTTCTGCACGTCGGGGGGCAAGACAGACCCCTTGTGCTCTTCCCCAAGGTGCATGGGGCAAGGAGCACCGATGCCCAACTGCAGCCACTTTGTCACAGGGTCATGTCAGCTGACCCCCAATGCGACCAGGTCCTCACGGGTGTCCCGGGAGCCCCATGTCTGGGGGAtggtggtgggcaggggctgccctcggggtgctggggagctgggagccccGTCTGAACgcgcagctgcagcagcccccgcTGGGCTGGCCCGGCTGGTGCTCGGTGCCGGCCCTGGTCCCGGCAGGGCCTGGCTGCGGGCACAGGGCAGAGAtgtcctgccagggcagagcacaAGGCCGGCACCGTGCGCAGCCCCCAGCAGGGAGGTTCCTGCTCTCATTTAGCCCACGCGGCAGGACCgggaggaaggctgggaagCGGCAGGTGCTGGTCGGTGCAGGGGATGCTGACTCAGGGAGGGACAGGAGCCGGACAGCCCCGTTGTCATCGGCAGGAGGGAGTGCCGCCTCTGCAGATTGGCCCAGGTGGTGCTGAGCAATGGCGCGGCCGGTATAaaagctctgcctctgcccggCTCTCCACACAACTGCTCTGGTCGCCTTCTCCTCTGGGAACAGGGTAAGTCTGTGAGCGCTTCCCCTCCTGGCCCCCTGCTcatgccccagcccctccaatTCGGGTGCTTACGTCTGCTGCTCTCTTTCAACCTCTGCCCTCTTGCAGAGCACCGTCCGATCCCTCGCCACGATGTCTTGCTACGACCTGTGCCCACCAAAAACCAGCGTTGCCGTCCCCCAGCCCATCGCTGAGAGCTGCAACGAGCTGTGCGCCCGCCAGTGCCCCGACTCAACGGCCTTCATCCAGCCGCCCCCCGTGGTCGTCACCTTccccggccccatcctcagctccttcccccagcaagccgtggtgggctccTCCGGAGCACCCGCCTTtgggggctccctggggctg encodes the following:
- the LOC129734306 gene encoding scale keratin-like: MSCYDLCPPKTSVAVPQPIAESCNELCARQCPDSTAFIQPPPVVVTFPGPILSSFPQQAVVGSSGAPAFGGSLGLGGLYGAGATQGSGGLCTFGRPYTSAACTPCAWPRYGKKLWDTCGPC